The following proteins come from a genomic window of Miscanthus floridulus cultivar M001 chromosome 2, ASM1932011v1, whole genome shotgun sequence:
- the LOC136540324 gene encoding uncharacterized protein, which produces MESAVNPKAYPLADAQLTMGILDIVQQAANYKQLKKGANEATKTLNRGISEFVVMAADTEPLEILLHLPLLAEDKNVPYVFVPSKQALGRACGVTRPVIACSVTSNEGSQLKLQIQGLKDSIEKLLI; this is translated from the exons ATGGAGTCCGCGGTGAACCCGAAGGCGTACCCGCTGGCTGATGCGCAGCTGACGATGGGTATCCTCGATATCGTCCAGCAGGCCGCCAACTACAAGCAGCTCAAGAAGGGAGCTAACGAAG CGACGAAGACACTGAACAGGGGGATATCCGAGTTCGTAGTGATGGCGGCGGACACAGAGCCGCTCGAGATCCTGCTCCACCTCCCCTTGCTAGCTGAGGATAAG AACGTGCCATATGTATTTGTTCCATCGAAACAAGCTCTTGGCCGTGCTTGTGGTGTGACAAGACCTGTCATTGCTTGCTCAGTGACCAGCAATGAGGGTAGCCAGCTGAAACTACAGATACAGGGTCTCAAG GACTCTATTGAGAAGCTTCTCATCTGA